The Cellulomonas wangleii genome includes a region encoding these proteins:
- the qcrB gene encoding cytochrome bc1 complex cytochrome b subunit: MSATTTAPPSGKAARTADYLDQRTGIGTAVKEFARKIFPDHWSFLLGEIALYSFITLLISGVFLTMFFVPSMAEVHYDGPWPTMHGVEMSEAFASTLRLSFEVRGGLLMRQIHHWAALIFMAAIVTHMMRVFFTGAFRKPRELNWVVGFVLLILGLAAGFSGYSLPDDVLSGNGLRITDGVIKAIPIVGSYLSYFVFGGEFPGHDIIPRLFTVHILLVPGLILALIALHLFFVVLHKHTQYPGSGRTNANVVGYPLFPIYVAKAGGYFFVVFGVIALMGATLSINPVWNYGPYDPSPVSAGAQPDWYMLFLEGSLRLMPGQTEYVLFGPDGYTLSLNVLIPAVVVPGVLFTLLALYPFVESFATGDKREHHVLDRPRNRPFRTAFGVSLLTAFFILVLAGSNDIIATHFHLSINDITWVFRVLFFLGPWAAFVITKRICLALQRKDRELVLHGHETGQIVRFASGEYIEVHKPLDAHERWLRVQHDPTRPIEIEPAEDSRGVRRKGYRMDRVRQRLSQVFYEDRVEPVTPAELEASHSHGEHDALGSDQEKAPAQLLGESAPTGGGTRLRPEDETGPGTRNR; encoded by the coding sequence ATGAGCGCCACCACCACGGCACCGCCGAGCGGCAAGGCCGCCAGGACGGCCGACTACCTCGACCAGCGCACCGGCATCGGGACAGCGGTCAAGGAGTTCGCGCGCAAGATCTTCCCCGACCACTGGTCGTTCCTGCTCGGCGAGATCGCGCTCTACAGCTTCATCACGCTGCTGATCTCGGGCGTGTTCCTCACGATGTTCTTCGTGCCGAGCATGGCCGAGGTGCACTACGACGGCCCCTGGCCGACGATGCACGGCGTCGAGATGTCCGAGGCGTTCGCCTCCACGCTGCGCCTGTCGTTCGAGGTCCGCGGTGGTCTGCTCATGCGGCAGATCCACCACTGGGCGGCCCTGATCTTCATGGCCGCGATCGTCACGCACATGATGCGCGTCTTCTTCACCGGCGCGTTCCGCAAGCCGCGTGAGCTCAACTGGGTCGTCGGCTTCGTGCTGCTGATCCTCGGCCTCGCGGCCGGCTTCTCGGGCTACTCGCTCCCCGACGACGTCCTGTCGGGCAACGGCCTGCGCATCACCGACGGCGTCATCAAGGCGATCCCGATCGTGGGCAGCTACCTGTCCTACTTCGTGTTCGGCGGCGAGTTCCCGGGGCACGACATCATCCCGCGGCTCTTCACGGTCCACATCCTGCTGGTGCCGGGCCTGATCCTCGCGCTGATCGCGCTGCACCTGTTCTTCGTGGTGCTGCACAAGCACACGCAGTACCCGGGTTCCGGACGCACCAACGCGAACGTCGTCGGGTACCCGCTGTTCCCGATCTACGTCGCGAAGGCGGGCGGCTACTTCTTCGTCGTCTTCGGCGTGATCGCGCTCATGGGCGCGACGCTGTCGATCAACCCCGTGTGGAACTACGGCCCGTACGACCCGTCGCCCGTGTCCGCAGGTGCCCAGCCCGACTGGTACATGCTGTTCCTCGAGGGCTCGCTGCGGCTCATGCCCGGCCAGACGGAGTACGTGCTGTTCGGACCCGACGGGTACACCCTGTCGCTCAACGTCCTCATCCCCGCGGTGGTCGTGCCCGGCGTGCTCTTCACGCTGCTGGCGCTGTACCCGTTCGTCGAGTCGTTCGCGACCGGCGACAAGCGGGAGCACCACGTGCTGGACCGTCCGCGCAACCGGCCGTTCCGCACCGCGTTCGGCGTCTCGCTGCTGACCGCGTTCTTCATCCTGGTGCTCGCGGGCTCGAACGACATCATCGCGACGCACTTCCACCTGTCGATCAACGACATCACGTGGGTGTTCCGGGTCCTGTTCTTCCTGGGCCCGTGGGCGGCGTTCGTCATCACGAAGCGCATCTGCCTCGCGCTGCAGCGCAAGGACCGCGAGCTGGTCCTCCACGGGCACGAGACCGGGCAGATCGTGCGGTTCGCGTCCGGCGAGTACATCGAGGTGCACAAGCCCCTCGACGCCCACGAGCGCTGGCTGCGCGTCCAGCACGACCCGACGCGACCGATCGAGATCGAGCCGGCGGAGGACTCCCGCGGCGTGCGTCGCAAGGGCTACCGGATGGACCGCGTGCGCCAGCGCCTGTCGCAGGTGTTCTACGAGGACAGGGTCGAGCCGGTCACGCCGGCCGAGCTGGAGGCGTCGCACTCGCACGGTGAGCACGACGCGCTCGGGTCCGACCAGGAGAAGGCCCCCGCCCAGCTGCTGGGCGAGAGCGCACCGACGGGCGGCGGCACGCGCCTCCGCCCGGAGGACGAGACGGGGCCCGGCACGCGGAACAGGTGA